A single region of the Raphanus sativus cultivar WK10039 chromosome 1, ASM80110v3, whole genome shotgun sequence genome encodes:
- the LOC130508778 gene encoding uncharacterized protein LOC130508778 isoform X1, producing the protein MGTDMHILTQRSMFYLHRRGPPPKVLECECSSSTQRPCIDQLSFTLFSLLYLLLFLRREMGNCYAVETATAGLERPNSKSDRIYYADGTFVYTELGGRIMWTGTQHSTTRHDNLLVPMSEHSASYCSNYPLQRQHTYLFSYHYVSDCYNIFIFRIPVYYCEVESVSDSYFP; encoded by the exons ATGGGTACAGACATGCACATCCTCACGCAAAG AAGTATGTTCTATCTCCACCGTCGAGGTCCGCCTCCTAAAGTTCTGGAATGTGAATGCTCCTCCTCGACGCAAAG GCCATGTATTGATCAACTTTCGTTTACCCTATTCTCACTCCTCTATCTCCTACTTTTTCTCCGCCGTGAAATGGGGAACTGTTATGCAGTGGAGACGGCTACGGCGGGTTTAGAACGACCAAACAGCAAGTCGGATAGAATTTATTATGCAGATGGAACCTTCGTATATacagagcttggtggaagaatAATGTGGACTGGTACGCAACATTCGACCACCCGCCATGACAATCTGTTGGTCCCAATGTCAGAACATAGTGCTTCTTATTGTTCCAACTATCCCTTGCAGCGTCAGCACacttatttgttttcttatcaTTATGTCTCTGACTGCTACAATATCTTCATTTTCAGAATACCAGTCTATTATTGCGAAGTAGAAAGCGTTTCAGACAGTTATTTTCCTTGA
- the LOC130508778 gene encoding uncharacterized protein LOC130508778 isoform X4, which yields MGTDMHILTQRSMFYLHRRGPPPKVLECECSSSTQRPCIDQLSFTLFSLLYLLLFLRREMGNCYAVETATAGLERPNSKSDRIYYADGTFVYTELGGRIMWTEYQSIIAK from the exons ATGGGTACAGACATGCACATCCTCACGCAAAG AAGTATGTTCTATCTCCACCGTCGAGGTCCGCCTCCTAAAGTTCTGGAATGTGAATGCTCCTCCTCGACGCAAAG GCCATGTATTGATCAACTTTCGTTTACCCTATTCTCACTCCTCTATCTCCTACTTTTTCTCCGCCGTGAAATGGGGAACTGTTATGCAGTGGAGACGGCTACGGCGGGTTTAGAACGACCAAACAGCAAGTCGGATAGAATTTATTATGCAGATGGAACCTTCGTATATacagagcttggtggaagaatAATGTGGACTG AATACCAGTCTATTATTGCGAAGTAG
- the LOC108822767 gene encoding germin-like protein subfamily 2 member 1 produces MAPFLSISLALVAIFVITVSADPDMLQDLCVADLSSGIKVNGFPCKDAANVTPLDFFSQGIANPGLTNNTFGSLVTGANVMTIPGLNTLGVSLARIDYAPGGLNPPHTHPRATEVVYVLEGALDVGFLTTANKLISQSLKKGDVFAFPKGLVHFQKNNGRVPASVIAAFNSQLPGTQSLGATLFGSTPPVPDEILAQAFQTSPGTVKHIKTKFQPKV; encoded by the exons ATGGCTCCATTTCTCTCCATCTCCCTCGCCCTTGTCGCCATTTTCGTCATTACAGTCTCCGCAGATCCCGACATGCTCCAAGACCTCTGTGTCGCTGATCTCTCCTCCG gaatCAAAGTCAATGGCTTCCCTTGCAAAGACGCAGCCAACGTCACACCACTCGATTTCTTCTCCCAAGGAATAGCCAATCCAGGCCTCACCAACAACACATTCGGCTCCTTGGTCACAGGCGCAAACGTGATGACCATCCCGGGACTCAACACGCTCGGCGTCTCCCTCGCACGAATCGACTACGCGCCAGGCGGCTTAAACCCGCCTCACACTCACCCTCGCGCCACCGAAGTCGTCTACGTCCTCGAAGGAGCCCTCGACGTCGGTTTCCTCACCACGGCCAACAAGCTCATCTCTCAGTCTCTCAAGAAAGGCGACGTCTTTGCTTTCCCCAAAGGACTAGTGCATTTCCAGAAGAACAACGGTCGCGTCCCTGCCTCTGTCATCGCTGCTTTCAATAGCCAGCTTCCTGGGACTCAGTCTCTTGGTGCTACTCTGTTCGGTTCTACGCCTCCTGTCCCAGATGAGATCTTGGCTCAAGCGTTTCAGACGTCTCCGGGAACTGTTAAACACATCAAAACCAAGTTCCAACCCAAGGTGTAA
- the LOC108862619 gene encoding 60S ribosomal protein L21-1, translating to MPAGHGVRARTRDLFARGFRKKGTIPLSTYLRTFKVGDYVDVKVNGAIHKGMPHKFYHGRTGRVWNVTKRAVGVEVNKQIGNRIIRKRLHVRVEHVQQSRCAEEFKLRIKKNDELKAAAKARGETISTKRQPKGPKPGFMVEGMTLETVTPIPYDVVNDLKGGY from the exons ATGCCGGCAGGTCATGGAGTTCGTGCGAGGACGAGGGATCTGTTCGCGAGGGGGTTCAGGAAGAAGGGTACAATCCCACTCTCGACCTACCTCAGGACCTTCAAGGTCGGAGATTACGTCGATGTGAAAGTGAACGGTGCGATCCACAAGGGTATGCCTCACAAGTTCTACCATGGTCGTACCGGTCGTGTCTGGAACGTCACCAAGCGCGCCGTTGGTGTCGAAGTGAACAAGCAG ATTGGTAACAGAATCATCAGGAAGAGGCTTCATGTGCGTGTGGAGCACGTGCAGCAGTCAAGGTGTGCAGAGGAGTTCAAACTTAGAATCAAGAAGAACGATGAGCTCAAGGCCGCAGCCAAAGCCAGAGGCGAGACAATAAGCACCAAGAGACAACCTAAAGGCCCCAAGCCAGGATTCATGGTTGAGGGTATGACCTTGGAGACTGTCACTCCTATCCCCTACGACGTCGTCAACGATCTCAAGGGAGGCTATTAG
- the LOC108856323 gene encoding transmembrane emp24 domain-containing protein p24delta3-like has product MNTMRNFVSSMKMSAKKMQYGLLTALLLFILVSVGEAVWLDVPATGMKCVSEEIQSNVVVLADYIIISEDDSLLPTISVKVTSPYGKNLHHMENVTVGEFAFTTQESGNYMACFTADAKSHGNKNVSISVDWKTGIAAKDWKNIAKKEKIEGVELEIRKLEAAVESIHENLVYIRNKEADMRTVSEKTNSRVAWYSTMSMGICIAVSGVQVVYLKQYFQKKKLI; this is encoded by the exons ATGAATACAATGAGAAATTTTGTAAGCTCAATGAAGATGTCTGCTAAGAAGATGCAATACGGCCTCTTGACGGCGCTCCTTCTGTTCATTCTGGTTTCTGTCGGTGAGGCGGTTTGGCTAGACGTGCCTGCCACGGGAATGAAGTGTGTGTCTGAAGAAATCCAGAGCAATGTGGTTGTCTTGGCCGATTACATCATCATCTCCGAGGATGATTCCTTATTACCTACTATATCCGTTAAG GTGACTTCCCCATACGGTAAGAACCTGCACCACATGGAAAACGTGACGGTTGGGGAATTTGCATTTACAACGCAAGAATCAGGGAACTACATGGCGTGCTTTACGGCAGACGCAAAGAGTCACGGAAACAAAAACGTTAGCATAAGCGTTGACTGGAAAACTGGAATCGCTGCAAAGGATTGGAAAAATATTGCTAAGAAAGAGAAGATCGAG GGAGTGGAGCTAGAGATACGGAAACTTGAAGCCGCAGTGGAATCCATCCATGAAAATTTAGTTTACATAAGAAAcaa GGAAGCAGATATGAGGACAGTGAGTGAGAAAACGAACTCTCGAGTTGCTTGGTATAGTACAATGTCGATGGGTATTTGCATTGCTGTCTCTGGTGTACAAGTAGTCTACTTGAAGCAATACtttcagaagaagaagcttatcTAA
- the LOC108806449 gene encoding phytochrome A, producing the protein MSGSRPSHSSEGSRRSRNSARIIAQTTVDAKLHADFEESGSSFDYSTSVRVTGPVVENQPPRSDKVTTTYLHHIQKGKLIQPFGCLLALDEKTFKVIAYSENAAELLTMASHAVPSVGEQGALGIGTDIRSLFTAPSASALQKALGFGDVSLLNPILVHCKTSAKPFYAIVHRVTGSIIVDFEPVKPYEVPMTAAGALQSYKLAAKAITRLQSLPSGSMERLCDTMVQEVFELTGYDRVMAYKFHDDDHGEVVSEVTKPGLEPYLGLHYPATDIPQAARFLFMKNKVRMIVDCNAKHVRVLQDEKLSFELTLCGSTLRAPHSCHLQYMANMDSIASLVMAVVVNEEDGEGDAAAPPDSTAPQKRKRLWGLVVCHNTTPRFVPFPLRYACEFLAQVFAIHVNKEVELENQIVEKNILRTQTLLCDMLMRDAPLGIVSQSPNIMDLVKCDGAALLYKEKVWKLGITPSEFHLQEIASWLCEYHTDSTGLSTDSLHDAGFPRALALGDSVCGMAAVRISSKDMIFWFRSHTAGEVRWGGAKHDPDDRDDARRMHPRSSFKAFLEVVKTRSLPWKDYEMDAIHSLQLILRNAFKDGGETADVNTKIIHSKLNDLKIDGIQELEAVTSEMVRLIETATVPILAVDSDGLVNGWNTKIAELTGLPVDEAIGKHLLTLVEDSSVEIVKRMLENALQGTEEQNVQFEIKTHLSRADAGPISLVVNACASRDLRENVVGVCFVAHDLTGQKTVMDKFTRIEGDYKAIVQNPNPLIPPIFGTDEFGWCTEWNPAMSKLTGLKREEVMDKMLLGEVFGTQKSCCRLKNQEAFVNLGIVLNNAVTSQEAEKVPFAFFTRGGKHVECLLCVSKKLDREGVVTGVFCFLQLASHELQQALHVQRLAERTALKRLKALAYIKRQIRNPLSGIMFTRKMMEGSELGPEQRRILQTSALCQKQLSKILDDSDLESIIEGCLDLEMKEFSLNEVLTASTSQVMMKSNGKSVRITNDTGEEVMSDTLYGDSIRLQQVLADFMLMSVNFTPSGGELTVTASLRKDQLGRSVHLAYLEIRITHTGAGLPEFLLNQMFGTEEDVSEEGLSLMVSRKLVKLMNGDVQYLRQAGKSSFIISAELAAANK; encoded by the exons ATGTCAGGGTCAAGGCCGAGCCATTCCTCCGAGGGCTCAAGGCGTTCAAGAAACAGCGCTAGGATCATTGCGCAGACCACCGTTGATGCAAAGCTCCATGCTGATTTCGAGGAGTCAGGCAGTTCCTTTGACTACTCAACCTCGGTGCGTGTCACCGGACCTGTTGTGGAGAACCAGCCGCCAAGATCAGACAAGGTGACCACGACTTATCTTCACCACATACAGAAGGGAAAGCTGATTCAGCCCTTCGGTTGTTTGCTCGCCTTGGACGAAAAGACCTTCAAAGTCATCGCCTACAGCGAGAACGCTGCTGAGCTCCTGACGATGGCTAGTCACGCTGTTCCTAGCGTTGGCGAACAGGGCGCTCTAGGCATAGGGACAGACATAAGGAGCCTTTTCACCGCTCCTAGCGCCTCTGCTTTGCAGAAAGCGCTTGGATTCGGAGACGTCTCCCTCCTGAACCCCATCCTCGTGCATTGCAAGACATCCGCCAAGCCGTTTTACGCCATCGTGCACAGGGTCACGGGGAGCATCATCGTCGACTTCGAGCCGGTGAAGCCTTACGAAGTTCCCATGACGGCTGCTGGCGCTCTGCAGTCGTACAAACTCGCTGCGAAAGCCATCACTAGGCTGCAGTCTCTCCCCAGCGGGAGCATGGAGAGGCTTTGCGACACGATGGTTCAAGAGGTTTTCGAGCTCACGGGGTATGACAGGGTGATGGCTTATAAGTTTCATGATGATGATCACGGAGAGGTTGTCTCTGAGGTCACGAAGCCTGGACTGGAGCCTTACCTCGGCCTGCATTATCCAGCCACTGACATCCCTCAGGCAGCTCGTTTTCTCTTTATGAAGAATAAGGTTCGGATGATCGTTGATTGCAATGCGAAACACGTTAGGGTGCTTCAAGATGAGAAGCTCTCCTTTGAACTCACTTTGTGTGGCTCCACGCTCAGAGCGCCGCACAGCTGCCATTTGCAGTACATGGCCAACATGGACTCGATCGCATCTCTCGTTATGGCGGTTGTGGTAAACGAGGAAGATGGAGAAGGCGATGCTGCTGCTCCTCCTGATTCCACCGCGCCTCAGAAGAGAAAGAGGCTGTGGGGTCTGGTGGTTTGTCACAACACGACTCCAAGATTCGTTCCGTTTCCTCTGAGGTATGCGTGTGAGTTTCTAGCTCAAGTGTTTGCCATACACGTCAACAAGGAGGTGGAGCTGGAGAATCAGATCGTGGAGAAGAACATTTTACGCACGCAGACGCTCCTGTGCGATATGCTGATGCGTGATGCTCCTCTGGGAATCGTCTCGCAGAGCCCCAACATAATGGACCTTGTGAAATGCGATGGAGCAGCTCTCTTGTACAAAGAAAAGGTATGGAAGCTAGGAATCACTCCGAGTGAGTTCCATCTGCAGGAGATAGCTTCGTGGCTGTGCGAGTACCACACGGACTCAACTGGTCTGAGCACTGATAGCTTGCACGACGCCGGGTTTCCCAGAGCACTAGCTCTGGGAGACTCGGTGTGTGGGATGGCGGCTGTGAGAATATCATCGAAAGACATGATATTCTGGTTCCGTTCTCACACAGCTGGTGAAGTGAGATGGGGAGGTGCAAAGCATGATCCAGACGATAGGGATGACGCGAGGAGAATGCACCCGAGGTCATCGTTCAAGGCTTTCCTCGAAGTGGTCAAGACGAGGAGTTTGCCTTGGAAGGACTATGAGATGGATGCCATACACTCCTTGCAGCTTATTCTGAGGAATGCTTTCAAGGATGGTGGCGAAACTGCTGATGTGAATACAAAGATCATCCACTCGAAGCTGAATGATTTAAAAATCGATGGTATACAAGAACTTGAAGCTGTTACGAGCGAGATGGTTCGTTTGATCGAGACTGCTACTGTGCCGATTTTGGCGGTTGATTCTGATGGATTGGTTAATGGTTGGAACACGAAAATTGCTGAGCTGACTGGTCTTCCGGTTGATGAAGCCATAGGGAAGCATCTCCTCACGCTTGTTGAGGATTCTTCAGTGGAGATCGTTAAGAGGATGCTAGAGAATGCGCTACAAG GAACGGAGGAGCAGAATGTTCAATTTGAGATCAAGACACATCTGTCAAGAGCTGATGCTGGACCTATAAGTTTAGTTGTTAACGCATGCGCAAGTAGAGATCTCCGTGAGAACGTTGTTGGTGTGTGCTTTGTAGCTCATGATCTTACTGGACAGAAGACTGTGATGGACAAGTTCACTCGGATCGAAGGTGATTACAAGGCGATCGTCCAGAATCCAAACCCGCTGATCCCTCCCATATTTGGTACCGACGAGTTCGGTTGGTGCACGGAGTGGAATCCAGCGATGTCAAAGTTAACCGGTTTGAAGCGAGAGGAAGTGATGGACAAGATGCTGTTAGGAGAAGTGTTCGGGACTCAGAAGTCGTGTTGTCGTCTGAAGAATCAAGAAGCGTTTGTGAACCTTGGGATTGTGCTGAACAACGCTGTGACGAGTCAGGAGGCGGAGAAAGTGCCATTTGCTTTCTTCACGAGAGGTGGAAAGCACGTGGAGTGTCTGTTGTGTGTGAGTAAGAAACTGGACAGGGAAGGTGTGGTGACAGGGGTCTTCTGTTTCCTGCAGCTTGCTAGCCATGAGCTGCAGCAGGCCTTGCATGTTCAGCGTCTAGCTGAGAGGACTGCGTTGAAGAGGTTAAAGGCTCTAGCTTACATAAAAAGACAGATCAGGAATCCGCTTTCCGGTATCATGTTTACAAGGAAGATGATGGAGGGGTCTGAGTTAGGACCGGAGCAGAGAAGGATTCTGCAGACTAGCGCTTTATGTCAGAAGCAACTCAGCAAGATCCTGGATGATTCTGATCTGGAAAGCATCATTGAAGG GTGCTTGGATCTGGAAATGAAAGAGTTCAGCTTGAATGAAGTGTTGACTGCTTCCACAAGTCAAGTAATGATGAAGAGTAACGGAAAGAGCGTTAGGATAACAAATGATACAGGAGAAGAAGTGATGTCTGATACTTTGTATGGAGACAGTATCAGGCTTCAACAAGTCTTGGCAGATTTCATGCTCATGTCTGTTAACTTTACACCGTCCGGAGGAGAGCTAACTGTTACAGCTTCCCTGAGGAAAGATCAGCTGGGGAGATCTGTGCATCTTGCTTATTTAGAGatcag AATAACGCATACAGGAGCTGGGCTACCAGAGTTTTTGCTGAACCAAATGTTTGGAACTGAGGAAGACGTGTCGGAGGAAGGACTAAGCTTGATGGTTAGCAGGAAACTAGTGAAGCTGATGAATGGAGATGTTCAGTACTTGAGACAAGCTGGGAAATCGAGTTTCATTATCTCTGCGGAACTCGCTGCGGCCAACAAGTAG
- the LOC130508778 gene encoding uncharacterized protein LOC130508778 isoform X3 codes for MGTDMHILTQRSMFYLHRRGPPPKVLECECSSSTQRPCIDQLSFTLFSLLYLLLFLRREMGNCYAVETATAGLERPNSKSDRIYYADGTFVYTELGGRIMWTGTQHSTTRHDNLLVPIIPVYYCEVESVSDSYFP; via the exons ATGGGTACAGACATGCACATCCTCACGCAAAG AAGTATGTTCTATCTCCACCGTCGAGGTCCGCCTCCTAAAGTTCTGGAATGTGAATGCTCCTCCTCGACGCAAAG GCCATGTATTGATCAACTTTCGTTTACCCTATTCTCACTCCTCTATCTCCTACTTTTTCTCCGCCGTGAAATGGGGAACTGTTATGCAGTGGAGACGGCTACGGCGGGTTTAGAACGACCAAACAGCAAGTCGGATAGAATTTATTATGCAGATGGAACCTTCGTATATacagagcttggtggaagaatAATGTGGACTGGTACGCAACATTCGACCACCCGCCATGACAATCTGTTGGTCCCAAT AATACCAGTCTATTATTGCGAAGTAGAAAGCGTTTCAGACAGTTATTTTCCTTGA
- the LOC130508778 gene encoding uncharacterized protein LOC130508778 isoform X2, with amino-acid sequence MGTDMHILTQSMFYLHRRGPPPKVLECECSSSTQRPCIDQLSFTLFSLLYLLLFLRREMGNCYAVETATAGLERPNSKSDRIYYADGTFVYTELGGRIMWTGTQHSTTRHDNLLVPMSEHSASYCSNYPLQRQHTYLFSYHYVSDCYNIFIFRIPVYYCEVESVSDSYFP; translated from the exons ATGGGTACAGACATGCACATCCTCACGCAAAG TATGTTCTATCTCCACCGTCGAGGTCCGCCTCCTAAAGTTCTGGAATGTGAATGCTCCTCCTCGACGCAAAG GCCATGTATTGATCAACTTTCGTTTACCCTATTCTCACTCCTCTATCTCCTACTTTTTCTCCGCCGTGAAATGGGGAACTGTTATGCAGTGGAGACGGCTACGGCGGGTTTAGAACGACCAAACAGCAAGTCGGATAGAATTTATTATGCAGATGGAACCTTCGTATATacagagcttggtggaagaatAATGTGGACTGGTACGCAACATTCGACCACCCGCCATGACAATCTGTTGGTCCCAATGTCAGAACATAGTGCTTCTTATTGTTCCAACTATCCCTTGCAGCGTCAGCACacttatttgttttcttatcaTTATGTCTCTGACTGCTACAATATCTTCATTTTCAGAATACCAGTCTATTATTGCGAAGTAGAAAGCGTTTCAGACAGTTATTTTCCTTGA
- the LOC108840173 gene encoding calcium uniporter protein 6, mitochondrial codes for MLSQQWLTPKCSDLSNRYVKKMWSMGLIRRTAISAAMRASSQRTLMLSGGGGLRSFTVKTSPENNNEEEMKKEITMAEAKKLMRLVNVEDMKKKLVGMSERDVVPYSALVEASQGMGLARSPDEARVFARVLDDAGVVLIFRDKVYLHPDKVVDLIRRAMPLEETPEEDQIKEEFNKLRTMKEEIDVLAHRQVRRILWGGLATAVVQIGLFVRLTFWEFSWDVMEPITFFVTATSIIVGYAYFLITSRDPTYQDFMKRLFLSRQRKLLKSQHFDVERFKELGRMCKTTSPSSCHAAATIRNRVGLELDLEDSLQSRKD; via the exons ATGCTAAGTCAACAATGGTTAACACCTAAG TGCTCAGATCTTTCGAACCGGTACGTGAAAAAAATGTGGTCAATGGGTTTGATAAGGCGTACGGCGATCTCCGCCGCGATGAGAGCTTCTTCACAGAGGACGTTGATGCTTAGTGGTGGCGGTGGGTTAAGAAGCTTCACCGTCAAAACTTCGCCGGAGAATAATAATGAGGAGGAAATGAAAAAGGAGATCACTATGGCGGAGGCGAAGAAGCTAATGAGGCTGGTGAATGTCGAAgacatgaagaagaagcttgtcGGTATGTCCGAGAGAGACGTCGTCCCTTACAGCGCACTCGTAGAGGCTTCTCAGGGAATGGGTCTCGCTAGATCTCCCGACGAAGCTCGCGTCTTCGCTCGCGTTCTTGACGATGCTGGAGTCGTCTTGATCTTCCGCGACAAAGTCTATCTTCATCCCGACAAG gtggTGGATCTGATCAGACGAGCGATGCCTTTGGAAGAAACTCCAGAGGAAGATCAGATCAAGGAAGAGTTCAACAAGCTGAGGACCATGAAGGAAGAGATCGATGTGTTAGCTCACAGACAAGTGAGGAGGATTCTTTGGGGCGGTCTAGCTACTGCGGTAGTTCAGATTGGTCTCTTCGTCAGACTAACTTTCTGGGAGTTCTCGTGGGATGTGATGGAGCCAATCACGTTCTTCGTGACAGCGACTAGTATCATCGTGGGTTACGCTTACTTCTTGATAACTTCGAGAGATCCGACTTATCAGGATTTCATGAAGAGGCTGTTCCTCTCGAGGCAGAGGAAGCTGTTGAAAAGTCAACATTTTGATGTGGAGAGGTTTAAGGAGTTGGGGAGGATGTGTAAAACGACGTCGCCCTCGTCTTGTCACGCGGCTGCTACTATAAGGAACCGTGTTGGGTTAGAACTTGATCTAGAGGATTCATTGCAGAGTCGCAAAGACTGA